From Laspinema palackyanum D2c, the proteins below share one genomic window:
- the nrdJ gene encoding ribonucleoside-triphosphate reductase, adenosylcobalamin-dependent, producing MVRELERTRHHSDFPETAPAANPVFFRTYSRRQDDGRETWDQVCDRTIAGLEKLGNLNSDEVALLTQMQQQLKTLSSGRWLWVGGTDWIERPENFSGAYNCSSTNIHDWRAFGLLMGLAMMGCGTGAVLEPQYINQLPKIRNPLQITLQGEIGLTPSDRRRQETEVTYDGDRVLMNVGDSRIGWVQSYQTLLELSTDERFNSTVEVVVDLCDIRPAGEPLKGFGGVANPVKLTDLYKRVALILNKANGRQLNSVECCLLIDEAASTIVAGNIRRCLPEDALVHTEAGLVPIAKVRIGDRVLTSKGFYPVTNFFVQGEQSLCRIRTQDGILDCTPDHKVAVLTDIYGNYKMVKAKDLKEGDRLIFVPQSIPGTATELPEFRGQIHSSAKPIQIPALTTDVAYFLGYLQGDGSVASDGSRVRFRVHEDSPAILDRLTAVGREFGLDTYTLRTPEQCQTKAYELQFNSSALNLYLKQFKQSFQPLVIPDCILLGTIDIRASFLAGLADADGCHSQGVLVTSSQQKFLQQVQALYASLGITVRMCSAIRKRTGKWEGELVTVGEKAFSDVESTFSNYSIQFATQKKNRPKSFKEHGFPVHMVRPLVNTYQYHWGGNQKHMIPLTLKRYIPEATDLVPIKVEQVDFDVRRCPTYDIEVATVHEFVCEGILVSNSAGMRQSASDDELFANAKMNLWQQDEAGNWRIDPERDALRMANHTRVFHHKPTLNECIDAVRQQYYSGEGAIQWAGEAVARASCDLMPTRESKRDFLKAYNEGNGKQWIGDRYPEISQTELEHRLSRVGLNPCGEIIGADFHCVSGDTMLVTRDGMHPIRSLVGQSVEIWNGQRWSRVTPMLTGRDRQLYRVSFADGTWLDVTEKHRFFVSDRFGKTYLEMTTAQLQERLSTHKYALHTEPFQIDYQDGKFVDPLWAYTLGQLVGDGSLCQSNGKPQLQLRLYGAKSYPELAIAGRTSGKLRYYAENPETPCLLYTGFQDQFDPEQVRDLKAHAKPLEALASWNREGILHFIAGLIDADGSATSSGGVRLYLSDYDRAYRVYLLLLKCGIRSSVNLQSRAGESTNLGICSKDLWYLQITDCAAIPCQRVNTSGGHQPTNKGKWQIIREIVPIQGQHDTFCFNEPEFHKGVFGGTLTGQCNLAEIHLNLIDPQNDREQEDAFAAGALSVATLLNHKFVEPRYQYSREIDPIVGVSFTGLFDFFVHAFGVDWLRWWEQGRPATPEGIEFKRQEEAYLTRWRTVVHTQVWDYCDRHGLRRPNRCTTVQPSGTKSLLTGASPGWHPPKAQRFIRRITFGKNDPVALACIDYGYSVIPSQSDKDENGNLLNDPFDPRCSEWLVEIPIAVSWADLPGADEIDISQFSALAQMDFYMNVQSHYVTHNTSATVEVRESEIEALGNRIYEAIQNDEGYISAALLARFDDRQSFPRLPFEPIDKAEYDRLSAEVLVRRKTDDFKNALQRYDLGELAEAGPAGCDSDKCLLPEKNPS from the coding sequence ATGGTTCGAGAATTGGAACGCACGCGCCACCACAGCGATTTTCCCGAAACCGCACCGGCAGCGAATCCGGTGTTTTTTAGGACTTACAGCCGCCGCCAAGATGACGGGCGCGAAACTTGGGATCAAGTCTGCGATCGCACCATTGCTGGATTAGAGAAACTCGGCAATCTCAACTCCGACGAGGTGGCACTCCTCACCCAGATGCAGCAACAACTCAAAACCCTCTCCTCGGGGCGTTGGTTGTGGGTGGGAGGAACGGACTGGATCGAACGCCCGGAAAACTTTTCTGGGGCCTATAACTGTTCCTCGACAAATATTCACGATTGGCGAGCCTTTGGATTATTAATGGGCCTTGCCATGATGGGATGTGGCACCGGCGCAGTCCTCGAACCTCAATATATCAATCAGTTGCCGAAGATTCGCAACCCACTCCAGATCACCTTGCAAGGTGAAATTGGCCTGACCCCGAGCGATCGGCGTCGCCAAGAAACTGAGGTGACTTACGATGGCGATCGGGTCCTCATGAATGTCGGAGACTCCCGGATTGGATGGGTGCAATCCTATCAAACCCTCCTAGAACTCTCCACAGATGAGCGGTTTAATTCAACCGTTGAAGTTGTCGTGGATCTGTGCGATATTCGTCCAGCAGGAGAACCGCTGAAAGGGTTTGGAGGGGTTGCTAATCCAGTTAAATTAACTGACCTTTATAAGCGAGTTGCTTTAATTTTAAATAAAGCAAATGGACGGCAATTAAATTCAGTCGAATGCTGCTTGCTTATTGATGAAGCGGCAAGCACAATAGTGGCAGGCAACATAAGACGCTGTTTGCCGGAAGATGCGCTAGTACATACAGAAGCGGGCTTAGTACCGATTGCTAAAGTGCGGATTGGCGATCGCGTTTTAACCAGTAAAGGGTTTTACCCAGTTACCAACTTTTTTGTTCAAGGAGAGCAATCCCTCTGTCGCATTCGTACCCAGGATGGCATCTTAGACTGTACCCCTGACCATAAAGTAGCCGTACTGACTGATATTTATGGCAACTACAAGATGGTCAAGGCTAAGGATCTCAAAGAAGGCGATCGGCTCATCTTTGTACCTCAATCTATCCCGGGTACTGCAACCGAACTCCCCGAGTTTCGAGGGCAAATTCACTCATCGGCAAAACCCATCCAAATCCCTGCTTTGACTACTGATGTAGCCTACTTTTTAGGATATTTACAGGGGGATGGTTCGGTTGCTTCGGATGGTTCACGAGTCCGGTTCCGAGTTCACGAAGATAGTCCGGCTATCTTAGACCGATTAACTGCCGTTGGTCGGGAGTTTGGTCTGGATACCTACACCCTCCGAACCCCTGAGCAATGCCAGACCAAGGCGTATGAACTGCAATTTAACTCCTCTGCCTTAAACCTGTATCTAAAGCAGTTTAAGCAATCTTTTCAACCCTTGGTTATTCCGGACTGTATTCTCTTAGGAACCATTGATATTCGCGCCTCCTTTTTAGCAGGACTCGCCGATGCCGATGGTTGTCATAGCCAAGGGGTGCTCGTCACTTCCTCCCAGCAGAAATTTCTACAGCAGGTCCAGGCCCTTTATGCCTCTCTAGGCATTACTGTTCGGATGTGTAGTGCCATTCGCAAACGAACAGGAAAATGGGAAGGTGAATTAGTCACGGTAGGCGAAAAAGCGTTTAGCGATGTTGAATCTACCTTTTCTAATTATTCAATTCAATTTGCGACCCAGAAAAAGAACCGCCCGAAGTCATTTAAGGAACATGGCTTTCCAGTCCACATGGTTCGTCCCTTGGTCAATACTTACCAGTATCATTGGGGCGGGAATCAAAAACACATGATTCCGCTAACGTTAAAACGTTACATTCCCGAAGCAACCGACCTCGTTCCGATCAAAGTTGAGCAGGTTGACTTTGATGTTCGCCGTTGTCCTACCTACGATATTGAGGTGGCGACAGTTCATGAGTTTGTCTGCGAGGGCATTCTGGTTTCTAACAGTGCCGGGATGCGCCAGAGCGCAAGCGATGATGAATTGTTTGCCAATGCCAAGATGAATTTATGGCAACAAGATGAGGCGGGAAACTGGCGCATTGACCCGGAAAGAGATGCATTAAGAATGGCAAATCACACAAGGGTTTTTCACCATAAACCGACCCTCAATGAATGTATTGATGCGGTGCGTCAACAATACTATTCTGGGGAAGGAGCTATTCAATGGGCTGGTGAAGCTGTTGCCCGAGCTAGTTGCGATTTAATGCCAACTCGTGAGTCTAAACGGGATTTTCTGAAAGCCTATAACGAGGGCAATGGGAAGCAATGGATAGGCGATCGCTATCCAGAAATCTCTCAAACAGAGTTAGAACATCGGTTATCCCGAGTTGGATTAAATCCATGTGGTGAAATTATTGGTGCAGATTTTCACTGCGTTTCTGGCGATACGATGCTGGTTACGCGAGATGGAATGCACCCGATTCGATCGCTCGTAGGTCAATCGGTGGAAATTTGGAATGGTCAGCGGTGGAGTCGCGTGACTCCGATGTTGACGGGACGCGATCGCCAGCTTTATCGGGTCTCTTTTGCCGATGGGACCTGGTTAGATGTCACCGAAAAACACCGTTTCTTCGTCAGCGATCGCTTCGGTAAAACCTATCTGGAAATGACCACCGCCCAACTACAAGAGCGTCTTTCCACCCACAAATACGCCCTGCACACTGAGCCATTCCAGATTGACTATCAAGATGGCAAATTTGTGGACCCCTTGTGGGCTTACACCCTCGGGCAATTGGTAGGGGATGGCTCCCTCTGCCAATCCAATGGCAAGCCTCAACTCCAACTGCGCTTATATGGAGCCAAAAGCTATCCGGAATTAGCAATCGCCGGTCGGACTTCAGGAAAATTGCGCTATTACGCAGAAAATCCCGAAACCCCTTGCTTGCTTTATACGGGTTTCCAAGACCAATTCGACCCCGAACAAGTCCGCGATTTAAAAGCCCATGCCAAACCTTTGGAAGCCTTGGCCAGTTGGAACCGCGAAGGGATTTTACACTTCATCGCGGGCTTAATTGATGCCGATGGTTCCGCTACGTCAAGCGGTGGCGTTCGGTTGTATTTGTCCGATTATGACCGGGCTTATCGGGTCTATCTGTTATTGCTCAAATGCGGAATTCGCTCCTCAGTTAATTTGCAATCGCGAGCCGGGGAAAGCACCAATTTGGGCATTTGCAGCAAGGATTTGTGGTATTTACAAATCACCGATTGTGCCGCAATTCCTTGTCAGCGCGTTAATACCTCGGGCGGTCATCAACCCACAAATAAAGGCAAATGGCAAATCATTCGCGAGATTGTCCCTATTCAGGGTCAGCATGATACCTTCTGCTTTAACGAACCCGAATTCCATAAGGGCGTTTTCGGTGGAACCCTCACCGGGCAATGCAATTTAGCTGAGATCCATCTGAATCTAATTGACCCCCAAAACGATCGCGAACAAGAAGATGCTTTTGCTGCGGGTGCTTTATCTGTAGCAACCTTGCTCAATCATAAATTCGTGGAACCCCGCTATCAATACAGCCGGGAAATCGATCCGATTGTCGGTGTTTCCTTTACCGGATTGTTTGATTTCTTCGTTCATGCCTTTGGTGTGGATTGGTTGCGCTGGTGGGAACAAGGTCGTCCGGCAACCCCGGAAGGCATTGAATTTAAGCGTCAAGAAGAAGCCTATTTGACGCGCTGGCGAACCGTTGTTCATACTCAGGTTTGGGATTATTGCGATCGCCACGGATTGCGCCGTCCGAATCGTTGCACTACCGTTCAGCCTTCAGGAACCAAATCTTTACTAACTGGCGCATCTCCCGGTTGGCATCCGCCTAAAGCCCAGCGGTTTATTCGCCGAATTACTTTCGGTAAAAATGACCCGGTTGCCTTGGCTTGTATCGACTATGGTTACAGTGTAATTCCCTCCCAATCGGATAAGGATGAAAACGGAAATCTCCTGAATGATCCGTTTGACCCGCGCTGTTCTGAATGGTTGGTGGAAATTCCCATTGCCGTCAGTTGGGCCGATTTACCCGGTGCTGATGAAATTGATATTAGTCAATTTAGTGCCTTGGCTCAAATGGACTTTTACATGAACGTTCAGAGTCACTATGTCACCCATAACACCTCGGCAACGGTGGAAGTTCGGGAGTCAGAAATTGAAGCCCTAGGTAATCGCATTTATGAGGCCATCCAAAACGATGAAGGCTATATTTCTGCGGCCTTACTCGCTCGATTTGACGATCGCCAATCGTTCCCTCGTCTCCCCTTTGAACCCATTGACAAAGCGGAGTACGATCGCCTCAGCGCCGAGGTCTTAGTTCGTCGCAAAACTGATGACTTTAAAAACGCCCTCCAGCGCTATGACCTCGGGGAATTAGCGGAAGCAGGACCTGCCGGTTGCGATTCCGATAAGTGCCTCTTACCGGAAAAAAATCCCTCCTAG
- a CDS encoding ABC transporter ATP-binding protein, which produces MFQSATTHQSAATGYDTLLDVELRKVFKVFEGETAVRGVDLDINRGEFFSILGPSGCGKTTTLRLIGGFETPSAGEVLIRGKSMNQVPAYQRPVNTVFQSYALFNHQSIAENIAFGLRIKRCGKSEIEERVKEALKLVKMESYANRYPSQLSGGQQQRVALARALVNRPAVVLLDEPLGALDLKLRKQMQVELSTLHRDLGLTFVMVTHDQEEALSLSDRIAVMHEGKIEQIGTPSAIYERPRSPFVADFIGETNLLPGRIEGSDRTSLAIRTGTGLKIVVEPTEPWSGNASGAIVSVRPEKINLSLYPPEVEVNCFEGRLKTVMYLGTHVQYVVELLSGDEMAVLQPNTGTSLPDPETPIYTYWLPTDCIALAAA; this is translated from the coding sequence ATGTTTCAATCTGCTACGACGCACCAAAGCGCTGCCACGGGTTACGATACCCTCCTCGACGTTGAACTTCGCAAAGTTTTTAAGGTGTTTGAGGGGGAAACTGCGGTCCGGGGTGTCGATCTTGACATTAATCGAGGAGAATTTTTTAGTATCCTTGGTCCTTCCGGCTGTGGCAAAACAACGACCCTAAGATTGATCGGAGGCTTTGAGACGCCTTCTGCGGGAGAGGTCCTGATTCGGGGTAAGTCCATGAATCAGGTTCCGGCTTATCAGCGCCCGGTGAATACGGTGTTTCAAAGTTATGCGCTGTTCAATCATCAGTCTATTGCGGAAAATATTGCGTTTGGGTTGCGAATCAAACGCTGTGGGAAAAGTGAAATTGAGGAGCGGGTCAAAGAAGCGCTCAAATTGGTCAAAATGGAGTCTTACGCCAATCGCTATCCCTCTCAGCTCTCGGGAGGTCAACAACAACGGGTGGCTCTAGCACGGGCGCTGGTGAATCGTCCAGCGGTTGTGTTGTTGGATGAACCGTTAGGGGCGTTGGACCTGAAGTTGAGGAAGCAGATGCAGGTTGAGTTATCAACGTTGCATCGGGATTTGGGGTTGACTTTTGTGATGGTGACTCATGACCAGGAGGAGGCCCTTTCTTTGTCGGACCGGATTGCTGTGATGCATGAGGGCAAGATTGAGCAAATCGGGACCCCGAGTGCCATTTATGAGCGTCCCCGATCGCCGTTTGTGGCAGATTTTATTGGAGAAACCAATTTGTTGCCAGGACGGATTGAAGGGAGCGATCGCACCTCCCTGGCAATTCGCACGGGGACGGGTCTCAAAATTGTGGTGGAACCGACGGAACCCTGGAGTGGTAACGCATCAGGGGCGATCGTTAGTGTTCGACCGGAAAAAATTAATTTGAGTCTCTATCCGCCAGAGGTGGAGGTAAACTGCTTTGAGGGCCGCCTCAAAACGGTCATGTATTTGGGAACCCATGTTCAGTATGTGGTGGAACTGCTCTCGGGGGATGAAATGGCGGTCTTGCAACCGAATACGGGAACGAGCTTACCAGATCCTGAGACGCCGATCTATACCTACTGGCTGCCTACAGATTGTATTGCCTTGGCTGCGGCTTAG
- a CDS encoding ABC transporter substrate-binding protein — protein MSSATPTRRQFLQQSAAALSGLALSSCGWTLGGQPSPELDEDASNVALDSTAANELFIYTWADYTDADLLESFTEQTGIRVIVDIYDSNEAMLAKMQAGGGSSYSIIYPSDYMVGRMVQLQLLRPLERSQIQGLDNLFEKFQDPEYDRGNRYSVPFTWGTTGLIYNSAKLSTPPDDWDYLWTHQSDLSRRLTLMNDVREVIGAGLRSLGYSYNSTDPAQLRAAYEHLVNLKPALANFTTDGWRDLILAGDLEMAMGFSFDALSVSDENPDLEYVVPMSGSSLWTDTMVIPRNAPNVQGAYAWINFMFQPQVTADLIERLYFATPNRAAYNLLSQELRENPTLFPPESVLERCQGILPLSTEKEKEYARYWIRLKSV, from the coding sequence ATGAGCAGTGCTACACCGACCCGACGTCAGTTTTTACAACAGTCTGCGGCGGCACTTTCTGGTCTGGCGTTGTCGAGTTGTGGCTGGACCCTGGGTGGGCAACCGAGTCCAGAACTCGATGAGGATGCTTCTAATGTGGCGTTGGACTCAACTGCCGCTAATGAACTGTTTATCTACACTTGGGCTGACTATACCGATGCAGATTTGCTCGAAAGTTTTACTGAGCAAACAGGTATCCGAGTGATTGTCGATATTTATGACTCGAATGAGGCAATGTTGGCAAAGATGCAGGCAGGCGGTGGCAGTTCTTACAGTATTATCTATCCCTCAGATTATATGGTGGGACGGATGGTCCAACTGCAACTGCTTAGACCTTTGGAGCGATCGCAGATTCAAGGACTAGATAATCTATTTGAGAAGTTTCAAGACCCGGAATATGACCGGGGAAATCGCTACAGTGTCCCGTTTACCTGGGGGACAACTGGACTGATTTATAATTCGGCTAAACTCTCAACGCCTCCCGATGATTGGGACTATCTCTGGACTCATCAGAGTGACCTTTCTCGACGGCTAACTTTGATGAATGATGTTCGGGAGGTCATCGGTGCGGGACTGCGATCGCTCGGTTACTCCTATAATTCCACGGACCCCGCTCAACTTCGGGCCGCCTATGAACACTTGGTCAATCTTAAGCCTGCTTTAGCTAATTTTACTACCGATGGCTGGCGGGATTTGATTTTGGCTGGGGATTTGGAAATGGCGATGGGTTTTTCTTTTGATGCGCTTTCCGTCTCGGACGAAAATCCAGACTTGGAATATGTGGTCCCCATGAGTGGCAGTTCATTATGGACTGATACGATGGTCATTCCCAGAAATGCACCGAATGTTCAAGGCGCTTATGCTTGGATTAATTTTATGTTTCAACCCCAAGTAACAGCGGATTTAATTGAACGACTCTATTTTGCTACCCCGAATCGCGCCGCTTATAATTTACTATCCCAGGAACTCCGAGAAAATCCAACGTTATTTCCTCCCGAGTCGGTGTTAGAACGGTGTCAAGGTATTCTCCCCCTCAGCACGGAAAAGGAAAAAGAATATGCTCGGTATTGGATTCGATTAAAAAGTGTTTAA
- a CDS encoding ABC transporter permease, whose protein sequence is MTVSPSKPKNESKIGKRTLPEWLGPLALLGPAGVWLFLLLVLPTVVIFQLSLVPGIQPGDRVIPSGLDNFCLVLGFENCRFADFDPVFLQTIGRSLFFATGTTLICLLLGFPVAYWLAVDTPKRWRTLLLLAFVLPLWTSSLLRSYAWKTILRPTGVLNSLLGVVGIPPLDLLHQSSAVFIGMSYSFLPYMVLILYASLEKLDKRLLEAAADLGANPIEVFWKVTVPQTLSGIAAGSLLVFISGLGDFVNPELLGGASSMTVSRLIYDQFLGVARDWGFGSALSMVLILAVSVAIAGLIRFGEATPKK, encoded by the coding sequence ATGACTGTATCGCCCAGTAAGCCGAAAAACGAATCCAAAATCGGAAAACGCACCCTGCCGGAGTGGCTGGGACCCTTAGCTTTACTCGGTCCTGCCGGAGTTTGGTTATTCCTGTTGTTGGTCCTGCCAACGGTGGTAATTTTTCAACTGAGTTTAGTGCCGGGAATTCAACCCGGCGATCGCGTGATTCCCTCGGGACTGGATAACTTCTGTCTCGTCTTGGGATTTGAAAATTGCCGATTCGCGGACTTTGACCCGGTATTTCTCCAAACTATCGGGCGATCGCTCTTTTTTGCCACCGGCACAACCCTAATTTGTCTATTACTCGGCTTTCCCGTTGCCTATTGGTTAGCCGTGGATACCCCCAAACGCTGGCGAACTTTACTCTTACTCGCCTTTGTTTTGCCCCTGTGGACCTCATCTCTGCTGCGTTCCTACGCCTGGAAAACGATTCTGCGTCCCACAGGTGTTCTCAACTCACTGTTAGGAGTTGTGGGAATCCCTCCCTTAGATTTACTCCACCAAAGTTCCGCCGTATTCATCGGCATGAGTTACAGTTTTCTCCCCTACATGGTGTTAATTCTTTACGCATCATTAGAGAAACTCGATAAACGCTTATTAGAGGCAGCCGCCGATTTAGGGGCCAATCCCATTGAAGTGTTTTGGAAAGTGACAGTCCCCCAAACCTTATCGGGAATTGCTGCCGGTTCTTTGCTAGTCTTTATCAGTGGTTTAGGGGATTTTGTGAATCCTGAATTGCTCGGGGGGGCTTCCAGTATGACCGTTTCCCGGTTAATTTATGATCAATTTTTGGGAGTGGCACGAGACTGGGGGTTTGGTTCGGCCCTAAGTATGGTATTAATTCTAGCGGTGAGTGTGGCGATCGCTGGTTTAATTCGGTTTGGTGAAGCCACTCCTAAAAAATAA
- a CDS encoding ABC transporter permease, whose product MTETRLKQEEIPVEMLKSQSRINISWQIIFAGFMFFFMYLPILVLAFYSFNESRYSARWQGFTLKWYVTLFQDEAILKALKNSLIVGFSAIIIAAIVGTLMAVGLSRYRFRGKSLYLGVSYLPLIIPDIAIAVATLVFLAAVQINLSIWTIIAAHIVFCLAYIGLVVSTRLSDLDPHLEEAALDLGATPIQSFIQVLLPQLMPGIVSGCLLAFVLSLDDLLIASFTSGGGAVTLPMEIFGRIRTGVKPDINALSVVLILTSGAIAFLGEFIRSRSEQSQRK is encoded by the coding sequence ATGACAGAAACGAGGCTCAAACAGGAGGAAATTCCGGTAGAAATGTTAAAAAGCCAGAGTCGAATTAATATCTCTTGGCAGATAATATTTGCCGGGTTCATGTTTTTTTTCATGTACCTCCCGATTTTGGTACTAGCATTTTACAGTTTTAATGAGTCTCGCTATAGTGCGAGGTGGCAAGGATTTACCTTAAAATGGTATGTCACCCTATTTCAGGATGAAGCCATTCTAAAAGCCCTAAAAAATAGTTTAATTGTGGGGTTTTCGGCCATTATTATTGCAGCAATTGTCGGAACCTTAATGGCAGTTGGGCTATCCCGATATCGATTTCGAGGGAAGAGTTTGTATTTGGGAGTATCCTATCTGCCGCTGATTATCCCGGATATTGCGATCGCGGTTGCCACTCTGGTCTTTTTAGCCGCCGTCCAAATTAACCTCAGCATTTGGACGATTATCGCCGCCCATATTGTCTTCTGTCTTGCCTATATTGGGTTAGTCGTTTCTACTCGCCTCAGTGACTTAGACCCGCACCTAGAAGAAGCTGCCTTAGATTTGGGGGCGACTCCCATCCAGTCTTTTATCCAAGTGTTACTCCCTCAATTGATGCCGGGAATTGTCTCCGGTTGTCTGTTAGCCTTTGTCCTGAGTTTGGATGATTTATTAATTGCTTCATTCACCTCCGGCGGTGGTGCCGTGACCCTGCCAATGGAAATCTTTGGGCGGATTAGAACCGGGGTGAAGCCGGATATTAATGCCTTGAGTGTCGTGCTGATTTTAACCTCCGGGGCGATCGCCTTTCTAGGAGAGTTCATCCGCTCTCGGAGTGAACAAAGTCAGCGCAAATAA
- the hpsU gene encoding hormogonium polysaccharide biosynthesis acetyltransferase HpsU: MSDSLPDPNSEPNPLPGKIPTAPDPVLDAPSLIDLRRYDQSWFDRGKSSGFILLWWLVQGVAFPLSPHFAHGFRRWLLRRFGAKIGTGVLIRPTARFTYPWKIAVGDYSWIGDDVVLYSLDHIRIGQHCVISQRSYLCTGSHRIDDPTFNLETAPVEIGNGVWVAADCFIAPGVKIGSNAAIGARSSVFANMPEGQICFGSPCRPRYARKVEEKPSLE, encoded by the coding sequence ATGAGTGATTCTTTACCCGACCCGAATTCTGAACCCAATCCCCTCCCCGGTAAGATTCCCACAGCACCGGATCCGGTCCTGGATGCACCCTCCCTCATAGACTTACGCCGCTATGATCAGTCCTGGTTCGATCGCGGCAAATCCAGTGGGTTTATCTTGCTGTGGTGGTTAGTTCAAGGAGTCGCTTTCCCCTTAAGTCCTCATTTTGCCCACGGGTTTCGCCGGTGGTTGTTGCGGCGATTTGGGGCCAAAATTGGGACGGGAGTGCTGATTCGCCCTACTGCCCGATTTACCTATCCTTGGAAAATTGCAGTCGGGGACTACTCCTGGATTGGGGATGATGTGGTGTTATATAGTCTGGATCACATTCGGATCGGGCAGCATTGCGTCATTTCCCAAAGAAGCTACCTCTGTACTGGCAGTCATCGTATCGACGACCCTACCTTTAACCTAGAGACTGCACCTGTGGAAATTGGCAATGGGGTATGGGTGGCAGCAGATTGTTTTATCGCCCCTGGGGTAAAAATTGGCTCCAATGCGGCGATCGGGGCCCGCAGTAGTGTGTTTGCCAATATGCCCGAGGGTCAGATTTGCTTTGGCAGTCCCTGCCGTCCCCGTTATGCCCGTAAGGTTGAGGAAAAACCCAGTCTGGAATGA
- a CDS encoding proton extrusion protein PcxA translates to MKKHKYSSNQAGFFKSIKQWLLETPTRSLELAYQAAVNIQEIEKKYFNSQRISPENSSYGQNVFSVHEADLKRNLSIIKLRLREFRNSRSFVEIYKQSKLGDRPFDDSIPVRVVSSEEDGLSTPEFSLSQPSQSLILDKLSFIDEVTAKYTRNRVQSTPSNLSTTRTLGESIPPYPLDVPKSRSLKGKKNPSPALEETTPDPEPETKEIGSLAGQTSFLPRSILRTLDRLKRELDPKAEDEVVQEFRLSKTKTIVSIKFILLLILIPLLTQQVAKNFVVGPIYDRLIGSQAEIFLNVDMKEEALMELTQFHELLEFEEVLATQLESLEGPEREELKFIGRIPQHLSEEDVQQQIKLKALEVAKRYTYRSSDAIKNIFSDLFSFAAFGLVIYNSRREIESLKSFLDDIVYGLSDSAKAFIIILFTDIFVGFHSPHGWEIVLEGISRHLGLPESRDFIYLFIATFPVILDTVFKYWIFRYLNRISPSAVATYRNMNE, encoded by the coding sequence ATGAAAAAACACAAATATTCTTCTAATCAAGCAGGGTTTTTTAAGTCTATTAAACAATGGCTACTGGAAACTCCGACTCGTTCCCTGGAGTTGGCCTATCAAGCGGCAGTCAATATTCAGGAAATTGAGAAAAAATATTTTAATAGTCAACGGATTTCTCCCGAAAATTCTAGTTATGGTCAGAATGTTTTTTCAGTTCATGAAGCCGACTTAAAAAGAAATTTAAGTATTATCAAATTGCGATTGAGAGAATTTAGAAATAGTCGCTCCTTTGTAGAAATTTACAAACAATCTAAATTAGGCGATCGGCCTTTTGATGACTCCATCCCGGTTCGGGTCGTCTCTTCCGAGGAGGATGGACTGTCAACCCCGGAGTTCAGTTTATCTCAACCTTCTCAATCTTTGATTTTAGATAAACTCAGTTTTATTGATGAAGTCACGGCCAAATATACCCGCAACCGAGTGCAATCTACGCCCTCCAATCTTTCCACAACTCGCACCCTAGGGGAATCCATACCTCCCTATCCCTTAGACGTTCCAAAATCACGGAGTTTAAAGGGCAAGAAAAACCCATCTCCCGCCCTAGAAGAGACTACTCCAGACCCGGAACCTGAAACCAAAGAAATAGGCTCCCTCGCCGGACAAACCAGCTTCCTACCGCGCTCAATTTTAAGAACCCTCGATCGCCTCAAGCGAGAATTGGACCCCAAAGCCGAAGATGAAGTGGTCCAAGAATTTAGGCTGTCCAAAACCAAAACCATTGTTTCCATCAAATTTATTTTACTGTTAATTTTAATTCCCCTACTCACCCAACAAGTTGCCAAAAACTTTGTTGTAGGTCCAATCTACGATCGCCTCATCGGCAGCCAAGCGGAAATCTTTCTCAATGTCGATATGAAAGAAGAAGCCTTAATGGAATTAACCCAATTCCATGAACTCCTGGAATTTGAGGAAGTCCTAGCAACTCAACTCGAAAGTTTAGAAGGCCCCGAACGAGAAGAACTCAAATTTATCGGCAGAATTCCCCAACATTTATCCGAAGAAGATGTCCAACAGCAAATCAAACTCAAAGCCTTAGAAGTTGCCAAACGCTACACTTATCGAAGTAGTGATGCGATTAAAAATATTTTTTCTGATTTATTTTCCTTTGCTGCCTTTGGCTTAGTTATTTATAACAGTCGCCGTGAAATTGAAAGCCTCAAATCCTTTCTGGATGATATCGTTTATGGATTGAGCGACAGCGCCAAAGCCTTCATCATTATCTTATTTACCGATATTTTCGTCGGATTCCACTCTCCTCATGGCTGGGAAATCGTCCTCGAAGGCATTTCGCGCCATTTGGGACTGCCGGAAAGTCGAGACTTTATTTATCTATTTATTGCCACCTTCCCAGTCATCCTGGATACGGTTTTTAAATACTGGATTTTCCGCTATTTGAACCGCATTTCACCCTCTGCTGTTGCTACCTATCGGAATATGAATGAGTAA